Genomic window (bacterium):
CCCTTTTTGTAAGCCACAGGTCCTATTTGCCATTGCTAACTCAAAAAAGGTTATATGTGAAACAAATGCCCAAAAGAAAAAATTAACTGCCTATGGCATAAAAGATGAAAAAATAGAAGTTATCCAGAAGGGAGTAGATTTAAAGAGATTTAAGGTAAAATTAAAACCTATTGACCAATTTCCCAAGAAACTTCTGTTCGTCGGATTGTTAATACCTCGCAAAGGAATAGTTCAATTGATAAATGTGGTAAAAAGATTGATTGATATGGACTATGATGTAATTTTAGATGTAATTGGGGATGGAGAATTAGCAGGACAGGTAAAAGAGCAAGTAAAAATGTTGGGGTTAGAAAGTTATGTGAACCTTTTAGGAGCAAGAGTAAATGAAGAGGTATCTGAGTATATGCAAAATTGTGATTTGTTCGTTTTGCCAACTTTTGCTGAAAGTTTTGGCGTGGTAATAATTGAGGCAATTGCCTGTGGTAAACCAGTAGTATCGACATATTCGGGTGGTCCAGAAGACATTGTTACCAAAGAAACAGGAATACTTGTTCAACCTGGAGATGAAAACGCATTAACAGAAGCCATTAAATATGTATTAGATCATCCTAATCGGTATGATGCTCAAAAAATAAGAGAATATGCTGAGCAAAAATTTGACATTGATATAGTAACTCAAAAGATTATGGAATTATACTAAAAATTATTTGCAGAT
Coding sequences:
- a CDS encoding glycosyltransferase, which translates into the protein MKVLILSRLYPNDVDPTMGIPIEEQAKSLSKRCAVKVVSPKSYFPPIKCFKNWYRKRLVPKYQIRNGIAIYYPRYFWLPYRRFFLGGIAYFLGTIFTVLKIKRSGFDFDVIHTYFSYPDGFAAAIIGKWLKKPTMIIEGMSYFTSMMGSPFCKPQVLFAIANSKKVICETNAQKKKLTAYGIKDEKIEVIQKGVDLKRFKVKLKPIDQFPKKLLFVGLLIPRKGIVQLINVVKRLIDMDYDVILDVIGDGELAGQVKEQVKMLGLESYVNLLGARVNEEVSEYMQNCDLFVLPTFAESFGVVIIEAIACGKPVVSTYSGGPEDIVTKETGILVQPGDENALTEAIKYVLDHPNRYDAQKIREYAEQKFDIDIVTQKIMELY